Proteins encoded by one window of Candidatus Binatia bacterium:
- a CDS encoding DegT/DnrJ/EryC1/StrS family aminotransferase → MSKDAIPLVDLAAQHRQVADEVERGFARVLADTSFIMGEDVARFERSFARFSRAAHCIGVASGTDAIELMVRAAGVGPGDEVIVPANSFIATAVAVIRAGATPVLVDCDPVYHLIDVCDVARKIGRRTKAILPVHLYGQMAPMEELQALARDAGVLLIEDAAQAHGGRRNGTSAGGAALAAATSFYPGKNLGAYGDAGAVLTNSDEVAARVRALRNYGSETKYDHRQVGFNSRLDTLQAVVLNAKLPHLAAWNELRRQAAQRYDELLASVDAVRRPATLAGNLHVWHLYVVRVPRRDEVLRRLRAAGIGAGVHYPLPMHLHGALAPFGHTRGDFPTAETAASEVLSLPLFPGISLEQQARVIEELKRALGTSAPSEAS, encoded by the coding sequence ATGAGTAAAGATGCCATTCCCCTGGTCGATCTGGCGGCGCAGCATCGGCAGGTCGCCGACGAGGTCGAACGTGGTTTCGCACGAGTCCTCGCCGACACGTCATTCATTATGGGTGAGGACGTAGCGCGCTTCGAGCGATCGTTCGCCCGCTTCTCACGGGCGGCGCACTGCATCGGCGTCGCCAGCGGTACCGATGCCATCGAGCTCATGGTGCGCGCCGCCGGCGTCGGGCCGGGCGACGAGGTCATCGTGCCGGCGAACTCCTTCATAGCCACGGCCGTTGCCGTCATCCGTGCCGGAGCAACACCTGTGCTGGTGGACTGCGATCCCGTCTACCACCTGATCGACGTCTGCGACGTGGCGCGCAAGATCGGCCGCCGCACGAAGGCGATCTTACCGGTCCACCTCTACGGGCAGATGGCGCCCATGGAAGAGCTGCAGGCACTCGCTCGTGACGCGGGCGTCTTGCTCATCGAAGATGCGGCGCAGGCGCACGGAGGGCGCCGGAACGGAACGTCTGCGGGGGGCGCCGCGCTGGCCGCCGCGACCAGCTTCTACCCGGGAAAGAACCTCGGCGCCTACGGTGACGCTGGCGCGGTCCTCACCAACTCCGACGAGGTCGCCGCACGCGTCCGTGCACTGCGGAACTACGGTAGCGAGACTAAGTACGATCACCGGCAAGTCGGTTTCAACTCCCGCCTCGATACGCTCCAGGCGGTTGTGCTAAACGCCAAGTTGCCGCACCTGGCCGCCTGGAACGAGTTGAGGCGGCAAGCGGCGCAGCGGTACGACGAGTTATTGGCATCGGTCGACGCGGTGAGGCGTCCGGCAACGCTCGCCGGCAATCTCCACGTCTGGCACCTCTATGTCGTGCGCGTTCCGCGGCGTGACGAGGTGCTCCGACGACTCCGGGCCGCCGGTATCGGCGCCGGCGTGCATTATCCCCTGCCGATGCACCTGCACGGCGCACTGGCGCCGTTCGGCCACACACGCGGCGACTTCCCCACCGCCGAGACGGCGGCATCTGAGGTGCTTTCGCTGCCACTGTTCCCGGGGATCAGCCTGGAGCAGCAGGCGCGCGTGATCGAGGAACTAAAGCGGGCACTCGGAACAAGCGCCCCGAGCGAAGCCTCTTGA